In Lepus europaeus isolate LE1 chromosome 19, mLepTim1.pri, whole genome shotgun sequence, the genomic window ggaggaagaacgCTAAAGGAAGTTGAGTTCCTCCTTCCTGGTCCACTTGCCAAATAACTAGGACAAACAGGTCCGAGCCAGggtaaagccaggggccagaaattctgatctggtttctcacatggatagtgggggcccaagtacctgggccacttgGCACTGCCTTCtcagctgcatcagcaggaagctggatcagaagcagagtacccTGGACTGAAACAGATGTTCTGGGATGGGCCACTGTCGTTTcaagtggcggcttcacccactgcatcacaatgtcagTCCCCAGGATGGCATTTTTATATATGTTGACAGTGTGGAATTACCATATCAATCTAATTAGCAAAAATATCACCTGAAATCCTTACTGTATTTGCAGTTTAAGCATTTAAAAGCTACTCGTTTACTACTGCTCCAGAGCAGTGTTCAGGAACCATCAATGTATGAAGGAGTGATCTAGGGATCTTGTTACCTGTAGACCATGACCTGGCAGGGTATGGGTGGAGGCTGATTTCTAATTCATTCAATTTCTAAGGTCTTCTGCTGGTCAGCTGACCACACAGGACATAGCAAGGCTCAAAGAATCAGAGTAATAAAAACCCACTATAATGCAGAGAGCCAGAAAACAATGGTCGTAAAATGAAAGCAGACacacataaatgaaaatgtatccTGTTTTCCAgaactgatatttttaaatgaacatgcTAGCATGTGCTCTACAGATTCATTTCTACCTCACATATAATCCAATGGTACttattacaataaaatataaatcctaAAATTAATGTACAACAATAAAAGAGCCTGCAGAGCCAAAATAATATTAAGAAAGAACATAAAACTGAAAGTTTCATGTGCCCTAGTTTCAAATTATATTACAAAGTCACAGTATTCACACAGTAGGGTTCTGGGAAAGGCAGACATAGATTTTGTAGACACAGAAtagggggtcctgagagaaatcTACCATACATGATCTGCTAATTTTCAACAAGGGTCCTGAGAATGAGATGTGGAAAGGAGAGTCCCATCAATaagtggtgctgagaaaactgtggATCCACATGTAAAATAATGCTGCTGTACCCTTAACACACACTATAGCAAAACCaagtgaaaatgaattaaaagtataaatataaCACCTGAAACCCatgcaggcagggaggcagcaagCAAGAAGGAGCCGAGGTCATCAGGCCCTCCCTGCAGTCCTGCATGCACTGcccagctcctccccagcccaggcagtGGAAAAGCACAGCTCCTGCTAAACCAACTCTGACAGCAACATTGCTGCAGGCTCCAACCTGTGATGCTACTCCAGTCCTGCCCTGAGACAGGGCTATTCCAGGGCAAGAATTGGGGAGTCCTGAAGCCCTGCCCTGAGCTCCAGCCCTGGTGACTATATTCAGTTACACATGGCCAGACATTGCCACCTGTGCTTCTAGGTCCTGTCAAGGAATGGACCTCCACCCTGAGGAGTGCAGGCCACTCTAGAGTGTGCTGGAGTGTGTTCTCTCACTCCTCATGAACATCAATCTTGCTTTATTGCTACGTCCAGGTTGTCCTCAATTCCTTCCTGTGTCAGAGATAAGAATCTGGATATGGCTACCACATGGAAAAACGCAGGAGCAAAGCTCCCAGACAATGGTCTTGGCAATGACTTTTTCCCCTCTTTgctatgacaccaaaagcacaggaaacaaatacaaaatatctaAGTGAGATAGCACCAAAGTAGAAAGGTTCAGCACAATTAAGAAAACACAATGTAAAGGCAACTGTGGAATTggagacaatatttgcaaactataattatgataaggggttaatatccaaaagATACCTGGAATGCCTACAACTCCatgataaaataacaaaaatcccAATTCAAAAATGTTCAAAGAATCTGAATTCACACTTTTCCAAAACAGATATCCAAAAGATCAACAGGTTTATGAAAAAGTGTTCACCATTCCTAATTTTCAGGgacatgaaaatcaaaaccacacctGAGATACAACCTCATACTTTCTTGGACATCTGTTatcaaaagaatgggagaaatgctggagggaagaaagaagagtacatttttgagaaaaaacTGGAGAACAGAAAACACTCATAAAAtttcatgggaatgtaaattgggtGAAGCCACTACAGAGAACAGTAGGCAGTTCCTCAAAACTGAATACAGCATGGTCACATGACTCAGTAATCCAACCTGGTTATGCATCCTAAGCAACGGAACCAGTTCTTGAAGGGAAAATGTGTATGCATGGTCACGATTGCATTTTCACAATATCCAAGATATGGAAGCCACCTAAATAACCATTGTCAGTAAAGACAATGTGATCTATAACAGTGCAATATTATTGAGACTTTAGAAAGAGGGAAATCTTGGCATTCACAACAACATGGACAAACATGAAGGACATTAtgatagtgaaataagccagccattGAGAAACCATCACTATGTGACCAGATTTAAGTTAGGAACCTAAAATAGCAAATTCCAAGAAGTGAAAATCCTAATGCTGGTTGTCAGAGGCTGTGCAGAGAGGGAAATGGGAGAGATCTGCCATCACACTATTATATGTTCTGAGTTTGCAAGATAAAGAAGGCCTAATTCTGCCATTCTGCACAGGTACTATGGCCAACAATGTGCTTTTAGATACTGGGATAGAACTTCTATGAGATGTCCTTGGCACAAACAGCAGCGAtaataacaacaaataaaaaggGTGCCAGGAACGTCAGGAGGTGAGGATGTTTCAGGCACTGACTGGTGGTTTTTACTTGCtgtgtatttccagtttcatcaagtTGTGTACGGTACATAAGGGCAGCACTCTGTACTCATGTTCGATTTCTCTTGTGTCAAGTTAACATTTTTCAAAGACTAAAAGTGAACATCTTCCTTCTCATGAAGTGGTTTATAAACACAGCTGTAAAATTAATTATCCTGAGAATGTTCCTTTTGCTATGTAATATAATGATATGTATCCATTTGAGTAACAGCTGAGTAAAGAAATCTGCTTACAACATTACAGAACCAGTGTATTATTTCAgtgaaaactgtattttaaagaaactgGTCAAAATGTCCAAAAAGTTTTTCCACTTTTACTTTCTGTAAAGATTGATGATTAGGAAAAAGCCAAAGTCTACTCACATTTTATAGTTAGCAATGCTATGTATAAGTCTGTTAATAAAGCATGTGTAAAAAAATGCAAcgcctatcaaaataccaatgaaattctgcacagaattggaaaaaaattcctaaaattcatatggagtcacaaaagacccagaattgCCAAAATGATCCTGAGTACCCCTCTCTCCCAAGtcaatctggaggcatcacaacacctgacTCCAAAGTgaactacaaagctatagtaactaAGCTGCTtgttactggcataaaaactgatacatagatcaGTGGGGCACAACAGACAGTCCAGAAGTTAATCCACATACATCCAGCCAACTGACTTTTGACAAAAGTGTGCAGACCATTCATTGCAGCAAGCgtaatttcttcaacaaatggtgctggcagaactggatgtatatatgtagaagaatgaaattagatccatatctctaaccatacacaaaaatctactctggatcaaagacctaaatttctGACCTTAGACTATGAagtttttggaagaaaatatggaggaaacactccaagacattgggtTAGGGGACTACTTCTTGGGCAAGACCCCCAATGCATaggcaagaaaagcaaaacaaaacaaagggatCATATCAAACTGAGAggattctgcacagcaaaggaaaaagttAATGGAGTGAAGAGATGTGTGATAGAAgggttaaaaatattttcaagctaccTATGTGACAACAGggaaatatctagaatatatccACAACTTAAAACTCAACAACCACAACacaaatctagttaagaaatgtgtAAAGGACCTCaatacagttctcaaaagaagaaattacaaatggccaacaaacataaGAAATAATGCCCaacatcaccagccatcagggaaatgcaaatcacacccacaatgaggtatcacctccgcctgtcagaatggctgaaaTCCAAACACAGGgagtaacaaatactggtgaggatgtggagatacaggaacacttatacactgttggtgggaatatataCTAATGCAGCCACATTGGAAAATAGTACATTACGGAGATTTCTCATAtaactagaaatagatttgccatgcgatccagctatcccacttctgagcATGTACCCAATAGACATGATTCACTGTATCAAAGAGACAGGTGCACTACCATGTGTAAACCAGCATGTGTttacaaaagcaaaatatataaTCAACAAGGTGTCAATCATAACAGAAATGGATAAAGAAGAGAGAATGTGGCatataaacacaatggaatattattcagctacaaaaGAGAACAAAATTATACCATTTGCTACAAAATGTATTGAACTAcagaacatcatgctgagtatataaggcagacacagaaacaaataccacctgttctcccttatatatgggagtaaaattaagaaagaatcaaaataaatatcACAATAAATGAATTATTATCATGTCATATTTGTGGCAGAAAGAGTCTGAAGTTATGAATATCAAGCAGGGACATCCAGTGCCTCATCCACCACTAAGCACAGGGAGGAACCACACCGTGCACTGTCCAGGGTCATGGATCTAAAGTCTCACTCCGGAATTGGGAGCTATTAGATAATAGTACAGAAAAAGCAGTTGGTATTCTTCAAAAATTGCATAAATTTTGGCTTGTATGTTACCTTTTCTCAAACTATGCAGTCAACCAAGACTGTCAACAAATAAGCATAAAGAAAAACATGGGGAGAGGAAAGCATGATACACATTCCAATGTGCTGAATTAAGAAGGTAGCATGGCTGATGTGGTAGTTAAGGGAAACATGAAACATGCCTGCTATGTCATAGCTTCTCTGGGGATGCTCATATACTTGTGAATGTCTATGGGTGTTATAGCGCATCCTATATTTACTGgagattataaagaaaagaaaatactggcAAAGCATTTTTGCTATAAAACCCCTATGTTCTCTGTGATTCCATCTGTCTTGAGTGTCAGACAAACCCAGTGTCTTCTCATGTAAACTACGCTCATCACGTTCTCCACTGCACCTGTGTATCTGAGagcctttctcaggagcattctCCCCATTGCTCTACTCAGTACATAAATGATGCTGTGCTTTGGGGTCTGAAGTCTGGGGAGGAACTCAAACTGCAGTAGAAAGAAATCTTCATGAATCCAGGGAGACACAGGAGCTTCGCTGTCAGTCCCTCCCATGTCAGACTCAggatctcctgctccctccaggTCAGACCCTGTCTGCTCCAGGGAGCTGAGAACAGGAGGAGCCACTTTCAAAGACTTTCACAGCCTCTTTGGAGATTGTAACTACAGGGTgtaattgttttctttaattaGCAAGAGGCAAAGTTTTCACAAATATCTTTCATATCCAACTTTTCTTTCAGTGCAGCTGCAGGTGAAAAGATAATTGCAGCTCTGCAGGGAGGTGAGGTTACAGGCGCCACCATTTCTAGGGCTCCAGCTGCCTCCAGCCTACCCAGTGCTGACTGGTGTGACCTTCATGCCGAGGACTCTCCAGGCAGTGGAGAGAAATTTGGAATTTTCTCTGCCAGTGAGAGAGAGTTTCCAGGCGAAGAGGCAATCGGGAGTCTGGGTGAGTGATCAGGTAAGAAGTGGGATTGTCTTGTGTTTGCACCTGGTCCTGTGCCCCAGCTtcacaggaagcaggaaggatTCTGAGATGTGTGCAGAGCTAGGATAGGGACATAGGGTCCTACACGCTACTCCAGTCCTTGATGGCTCCTAAAGTAATTTGATGTCAGCCACAGTGATATTGATTCTtggaatttaataaaaaaatcatgaaatctgCTGTCCAATGTACTTAGAGACCATAGTTCCAAAATAAATCTGGTGTTCAGGTCACCGTGGGAGTCACAAACCAAAATTTCATGATTCTTAGAGATGCACCTATAGAATTGAACATAGCTGTGACCTAGATAAATCAAACCTAAAGGATTCTTTCAATCCTGGGCCAACACAGTGGGCCTAAGTGGCAGTTTCAGGAAGAGAAATGCCTTTTCTAACTCTGTTGTTGAACTGATCAATGGAAACTGTGACAATTTCTATGGAAAAATTCCCGTGTTCCCAGATTATAGTAAGATTTTTTTCCAAGCCCTTTAATATTCACTTAAACAGCTTAGACACAAGCAAATATAAACTGCAATTTTTACATCATAAGAAGACTTGTTTTTATCTTCATGTAAGGgcagacttttaaagaaaaagcagtgccagctgcagtggtgAGTTTCACgtggcaactttttttttcaattataccTACTGACATTTGGTCtggactgaaaatattttcttctccaCTGCCATTTCTACAATTACAAGTGATAAAATACACAAGACTTAGTACTAGAGTTTGCATGTGATATACATGGCTTATACTTCAATACCTTTCTAAAATTTTGACTTATGGAAAATACCTTTATTTACTATTTAATCAACAGTATATTGCATGAAAAAAGTAATATTTAGTTTCCACCTTACTTGATTTCACCACAGACTGATGTTAATGTTCAATGGTATAGGGCACAACATATTTTCAATAGTTGAGTGTCAGTTTTCCTGGTACTTATACCAAATAATGTTTCAATTGTCTTCCCAATATACAACCAATTTTGAATTATGTAAGGAGATTTTTCCTCCAGGAGAAACATCCTAGAAAATTATAATATAATCAGTTTCTCTGCATCTTAATAAGATACTTGAATGTAAATCATTATTGATGTGGGCTTATCGAGCAAACTTTCATGCATAACGGTAAGCTAATACACAGAAAATGATGAAACAAATACCAGAAGTCTAAGATGAATTTACCAGGCATGAAAATAGCCAGGTGTACATATGTGTCATGTGAGGACCACAGCTAAGTAGCTCTGTTAGAATAGCAGTGTTGTTAATTTGAGTCCTTTAGGAAAAGCCCAGGCAGGTTCAATATTCCACTTTGAgcataaaataaagcttaaatttGGACACATCACTAAGCTGAAGCAGCCTgtgtgaacatttaatttctaatgAAATGAATCCTGCTACCTTCTCATGGAGTTATGAAGAACACAGGAATCAGTGCATGTGTCTCTTCATGTCTGTAATTAGCAATGTGTAAATAGCCTTAAAGATCATATATCCAAGTCTTTGGAAACATGTTCAAAAATATTAATCAGTTATGACTAAGTGTGAGCTGATGCAAATGGAGATTATGTGAACAGAGAAAACTTAATTTCAGTTGATATTAATCCATGGAGCTCATGCCCCATCTCCCATACAGGAATCTCAGGCTCAGAGACAATAATCAGACATTGGAGGTGATGGGATGGCTGCTGGAGATTTGACAATGGGGATGATCTTCTTATCACAAACTCTTACAGGAATCCTGGGGAACGTCTCTCTTCTTTCCCATTATCTCTATTTCTACCTCACAGGATGCAAGTTTAGGTCCACAGATTTGGTCATCAAACACCTGACTGTAGCCAACTGCTTAGTCATTCTCTCTAGAGGAGTCCCCCAAACCATGGCAGCTTTGGGGATGAAGCATTTCCTCAGTGATACTGGGTGCAAGCTTGTGTTCTATGTGCATAGAGTGAGCAGGGATGTGTGTATTTGCAGCACTTGCCTCTTGAGcatctcccaggccatcaccattAGCCCCAGGAACTCCAAGTGGGCAGAGCTTAAACTAAAAGCTCACAGGTACATAAGCCCCTCCACTATTTCCTGCTGGATGCTGTACATAATACTAAATGTCATGGTGCCTGTGTATATGACTGGCAAAATGAAAGACAATAATATCACAGAGAAAGTTGATCATGGATACTGTTATGCTATGAACTCTGGAAAACACTTAACATTGTTCCATGCAGCACAGGTATTTTTTCAATATGTTTTCTTCATAGGTCTCATGCTGTGGTCCAGTAGCTTCATGGTTttcaccctgcacagacacaggcaGCAGGTTCAATATATCCATGGGTCCAATGTCTCTTCCAGGTCCTCCCCAGAGTCCAAAGCCACCCAGAGCATCTTCGTCCTTGTAAGCACCTTTGTGTCTTTGAACATTCTCTCCTTCATTTTTCACATTAGCTTGACTGTTTTCAAGAATCCCAGTTTGTGGCTGGTGAACATCTATGTACTGGTTGCTGGGGGTTTCCCAGCTGTGAGCCCCTACATTCTCATGAGCCATGACTCCCGAGTGCCCAGGCTCTGCTGTGCCTACACTAGAAATAGCAAGTGCCCTACTTAGTATGAGAATGTAACTGTATGCATATTCACAGCGGGTAGTTCTTTGACATttcaaaaaatcatttgttttcttgagaaacagagacagagcttgTCACAGTATGATTCACTTCCCTAATGTGTATCACTGCTCTGGGTGTTGTCAAAGATGGGATCCAGGAGCTCAATTTCTGGAGATATCACCACTTCTTCCCCAGGTCAGTGTCAACAGAAGCTGCAGCTGGGgtcagagctgggcatcaaaccaaGGCCTCCTGCTACTGAAGAAGGTCAAAGTATCTGCATGCTAACTGCTGGGCCTAACACCTGCCTCCACATTTGATTTCTGGACTCCTTAATCCCTCTCAACTTTAAGTGTGTTTCTTCAAATAGTCCCTGTCCTACAGTGTGCTGGACCAACAGCTGGAATTTCTGGTCTAAAATAAGCAATGAATTGATTCATAATTATAAATGAGTTCCTATGTAGTTCTCACATCATTTCCTGAAATATGGACTAGTGTACCAGCCTCCAGCAATAATGTGGAGATTATGAACAAGTCATAGTATCACTAGCATGAGACATAATGAATCCATTCAGAAATTAATACGCTACAGGAATGTAAAATCAGCTCCACAAACAGGACCAGCATCTCAGGTGGGCTTTGAAGTACAGACAAGGAAGAAAGCTCCCCTGGAGCAATGAATAATATGGAATTTGGTGTAAGAAAACTCAGTTTCCCATAGTGTTAGCCGTGAGGACCTGCAGAAGTCCTGTGCACCACATCCTTAGGGGACGGAGTCCTTTGAAATCAGATGAAGTAGCCCAGCTATGTCACACATTTTCACATACAAATGAGCAGTTTACCTGTGTGGGGCACAGGGGAGCACAAAGCATGTTTTGCTGTTTTATAAAAGACCCCAAGGCTGTATAGATAATGAACAGAGCATGGTGTCCAGAATATCATGGTGTGACGTGGAGATCTACGGAGGGAGCCTTTTGTTTCTTATAACGTTGGCAGTATCGGGGGTGTGGGGAAGAAACATGCTCCATGGTGCACTGCCCTGTTTGTGGCAGGTGGGTTTCCATTCACCTTTAAGCCTAGAAGAATGTGCACTGTGCTCCTCTCTGGCTCCCTTGCTCTTTCTCCGCATGCTTGTTTCTGTATGTATGGAGATATgtacttgtgtttctatgttttaTATGCATAGATATGaagagataaaatattaaatgacacttctatttaaaaatgaataatgttGGAAAGTTGTACAAAAATCCAAGGCAGTGGTAATAAGAATAACACAAACTGTGTCACAGTCTACTTTATTCTGATGCGTGTGTCATGTCACCACAGGACACAAACCACTGCTGTGAAGCCAAGGAGAGCTACAGGCCTCCTGATGGGTGGGCAGGGCTGACACACCCTGTCCTTCAGCTGTAGGATGCAGCCCAGTAGGGagatttccagtcctggctcatGCATTTCCAGGAGATAAGACCACCCCAGCACAATTCTACTCTCACAACCTAAAGCAAAGCTCCCCCTGGGAGCACAGCTCCAACATCCTTTAGAACAGAAACACCTAGTACCCCACGAGGCATACAGCCATGAGAGAGGGAGTCTTCTAAATGTGAGAAAGCTCTCCAGATGGAGACCCTAACGGTGTCAGCTGGCCCTGACTGTATGTGATCCAGGCCACCTGCCTGCTGCCAGTACCTGGCCTGTGGGAGCCCTGCTACAGTACCATGCCTGAGCATCACTTATTGCCCGAGACTCATCTTTGACAAGGATCTCTCAGCAGGAAGGAAATTGTTCTGGGGAAGCTGCTTAACTCATAGCATCTGAAACCCAAACATTTGCAACACCAAGGTGCTTGTTACACTGGTGAAtctcacatggagactagaaggTTATAGATTCTGTATATCTATTCAATAATATCCAAGTGAATTTACTATGAAATGTTTGAATTATATCAGTAGCCTTTATGGTtaatgaaaatacatatatatttgtgctGTCCTATTGTACATTGCATGACTACAGGCAAAAATAATGTTCTGTATGTAtctgcaaataaaaatgtaacagaaaatatttttgttgttttcaccatacagaaatgataaatgtttgaggagatgtaTATGTTTACCTTGGTTTCAAGAATACACAGTGTATGTATTTATCAGAACAGCATATGATaccagtaaatatatatataataatctttttttggaatgaaaagattattttggtacaaaatatttgatatcgatgcatagtgttttcattcccattttccatgagggctttattttattttattttatttttattgagtaaatataaatttctaaagtacagtttatggattacattggattccctccccataacttcctcccactcatgcccctcccatctcccacttcctctcccattccattcacatcaagattcattttcaagtatctttatatacagaagattgatttagtatatattaagtaaatattgcaTCACTTTGcacccactcagaaacacaaagtgtaaaaatactgtttcagtactagttatagcattacttcacattggacaacattaaggacagatcccacatgagaattaagtatacagtgactcctgttgttaacaatttgacactcttgtttatggcgtcagtaatctccctaggctctagtcatgagttgccaaggctatggaagcctttagggttcgctgacttcgatcttattccgacagggtcatagtcaaagtggaagttctctcctccctttggagaaaggtacctccttctttgatggccccgttctttccattgggacctcactcccagagatctttcatttaggtcttttttttttgccagagtgtcttggctttccatgcctgaaatactctcatgggctcttcagccagatccaaatgccttaagggctgattctgaggccagagtgctgtttaggacatctgccattctatgagtctgatgtgtatcccaattcccatgttggatcgttctctccctttttgattctatcagttagtattagcagacactagtcttgtttatgtgatccctttgactcttagacctataagtgtgatcaattgtgaactgaaattgatcacttcgactagtgagatggcattggtacgtgccaccttgatgggattgtattggaatcccctggcatgtttctaactccaccatttggggcaagcccGATTAATCATGTCCCAAAtggtacatctcctctctcttactcccactcttatatttaacagggatcacttttcagttaaaatttaaacacctaagaataattatgtgttaattacagagttcagccactagtattagaacaaaagaaatactaaaaaggataaagtattacattgtacatcaacagttagcacaaagctgatcaagtcactgtttctcctagtgtccatttcacttcaaaatgtttccccgttagtgctcagttagttgttgctgatcagggaaaacatatgatatttgtccctttggggctggcttaattcacacagcataatgttttccagattcctccatcttgttgcaaatgaacaggtttcgttgtttttgactgctgtatagtattctatagagtacatgtcccataatttctttatccagtctaccgttgatgggcatttgggttggttccaggtcttagctattgtgaattgagctgcaataaacattaaggtgcaggcagcttttgtgtttgccattttaatttcctttgggtaaattccaaggagtgggatggctgggttgtatggtagggttataatcagatttctgaggaatctccagactgacttccatagtggcataaccagtttgcattcctacccacagtgggttagtgtccctttttccccacatcttctccagcatctattgttggtagatttctgaatgtgagccattctaaccggggtgaggtgaaacctcattgtggttttgatttgcatctccctgattgctagtgatctggagcattttttcatgtgtctgttggccatttggatttcctcttttgaaaaatgtctcttgaggtccttggcccatctcttaagtgggttttttgttttgttgttgtggattttcttgatttatttgtagattctggttattaaccctttatctgttgcatagtttgcaaatatttttttcccattctgtcagttgcccattcactttcctgactgtttcttttgaagtacagaaacttctcaattggatgcaatcccaaatgttaattttggtttgacTCTCTGTGGTTCCAGGGTCTTTTCCGAGAAGTTTTGCTGGTGCCaacatcttgcagggtttctccaatgctctctaataatttggtggtgttgagtcatagatttaagtctttaatacatggtgagtgaatttttttgtaagttgaaaggtaggggtcttgtttcatgattctgcatgtggaaatccaattttcccagcaccatgtattgaatagactgtccttactccagggattggctttggatctttggtcaaatataagttggctgtagatgtttggattgatttctggtgtttctattctgttccatttgtctatccatctgtttctgtaccagtaccatgctgttttgataacaagtgccctgtagtatgtcctaaaatctggtattgtgatgcctccggctttgtttttgttgtacaagattgctttagctattcaaggtctcctgtgtctccacatgaatttcagcatcattttttcaagatctgagaagaaggtcttcagtatcttgattggtattgcattgaatgtataaattgcttttgggagtatggactttttgaagatattgattcttccaatctatgacatggaagatttttccaatttggtatcctattctatttctttctttaaggttttgtaattttcattgtagagatctttaatgtccttggttaagtttattccaaggtatttgattgtttttgtagctattgtgaatgggattgaccttagaagttcttcctcagccatgacattgcctgtgtatacaaaggctgttgagttttgtgcattgattttatatcctgctactttgccaaactcttctatgagttccagtagtctcttagtagagttctttgggtcccctaaataaagaatcatatcatctgcaatgagcgatagtttgagttcttccttcccagtttgtatccctttaatttctttttc contains:
- the LOC133748698 gene encoding vomeronasal type-1 receptor 4-like, producing MAAGDLTMGMIFLSQTLTGILGNVSLLSHYLYFYLTGCKFRSTDLVIKHLTVANCLVILSRGVPQTMAALGMKHFLSDTGCKLVFYVHRVSRDVCICSTCLLSISQAITISPRNSKWAELKLKAHRYISPSTISCWMLYIILNVMVPVYMTGKMKDNNITEKVDHGYCYAMNSGKHLTLFHAAQVFFQYVFFIGLMLWSSSFMVFTLHRHRQQVQYIHGSNVSSRSSPESKATQSIFVLVSTFVSLNILSFIFHISLTVFKNPSLWLVNIYVLVAGGFPAVSPYILMSHDSRVPRLCCAYTRNSKCPT